Below is a window of Fulvitalea axinellae DNA.
CTTCGCTTTCAAGGCATCGGAACAAGCCAGCGACGATAGTAAGAAACGACCCTCAGCTGTTCGCATCATTTGGAATAGCCAAACATTCACTTTGTTGGCGAAGGCCGGATCTCCCTCCACTTTCACCCTCTTTCTCACATCGCCCCACAGGCTTTGTATGTCCTCGGCGTCTTCCTCTCCTTCATCTGTCAGGACGTATACGGCATGCTCTTCCGGCGTCCACATCGGCAAGCCGTATTCGATCATTGCCGAAACCCAATAGGAAAGCTCGTCTTGGACATCGAGAAGGACTTCGCGCAAAAGCGCCTCTTCAGCGGGATTTTCGGAAAGTGAATTCTTGGAGTTCCAGACGTAAACCTGCTTTTCGATCTCGTAAAGCAACCGCAAACGCCCGTGGACCGTGGCCGTGAATTTTTGTCGGGCCGTCAAAGGCCGCTCAGGTATTGTCGCTCCCGAGCTTTGTACAGCGACGCTTTCGGCCAGCATTTCGTCGAGGCGGGCTTCCGTTACCGCTTCCTCATCGCGCATCATTCGCCCTAGGGCTTCCACCGACTCTTCGGGCATTTCGTGGAAGCTTTTGAGCAATTGACTTACAAAAACGGCGTTAGGGTCCAATTCTTCAGCCTCACCTCCGATAGCCAACTGTTTGCGAACGAAGGCCTCTTCGGTCATCAGACATTGAAGCGTTCCGGCTCCCGGACCGGACAAAGAATTTCCGGATTGGCGAAAGTTATCGGATCTCTTACGCTCTATAAACATTTGGCAAATCGGTAACGGACATTACCCCGCTACTCGCCAAAAAAGTGCCTAATCCGTTTCGATTCCCAGAATACGAACAAGCTTTTGCGACTCCAGCACCCTGAAAAAGAAAAAAGCTCCCCGAAGAGAGCTTTGATTTTATTGAAAAATTTCTTCCAAACTAATCTTCGTGAGGACCAGATGATTCGCGCACCAACATTTGGGTCTGGAGGAACACTTCCCTGTATTCTTTGTTCTCGACCTTTCCCTTCACTTTTTCGACTACAAGCTTTACGGCTTCGCGCCCAAGCTGTTCGATCGGTTGCTCCACGGCGGTGACAGGAGTTGAGGCCAGCCTAAAGGTCTCCGAGTCGTCAAAACTTACGATAGCCATATCTTCCGGCACCCTGATTCCTTTGTTCTGGAAATATTCCAACGCACCTACACCGAGATGGTTTTTGGCCAAAAACAAAGCCGTTGGACGCTCCGGAGAACTCAGGATATGTTCCAACTGTTCACTGATTTCGCTAAATTCTTTCCACGAACTTGTGAAACGAATCCAGTCGTCGTTTTCTTCCAAACCATGGGCTTTCAGGCCGTCACGAAAACCCTCTTCCCTTTTTTGCAAATGATAAATATCGCCACGGATACCGATCATACCTATTCTTTTGTGCCCTTGCGACACCAAGTGTTCAACGGCGTTGAACGAAGCCTGATAGTTATCCACGGCCACCAAATCGACATTCAGGTCCGGAAAGTAACGGTCAACTAAAACTACGGGCGTTTTGGTTTCGAGCAATTCCTCAATCTGGTCTTCCGTTTTCTCGGCGGCGGCCACGATTATGCCGTCCATCTGCCTGTCTTGAAAAATCCGGATCAGTTCGGCCGATTTCTCGGCGTTTTCGTCCGAGCTTCCGAAAATCACTTTCAGACCGTGCTTATCGGCCTCGTCTTCTACGGCCCGGCTAAGTTTAGCGAAAAACGGGTTGGCGATATCGGCCACAATCAGCCCCAAAGTATTGGTCTTTCCCGTCCTCAGACCGCGAGCCAGGTGGTTGGGCACATAATTGAGTTCTTTGGCCTTGGCCTTCACTTTTTCGCACATGCGCTGGCTGATGCGGTGCTCTTTGGCTTTACCGTTCAATACCAACGAAACCAAGGTCGTGGAAACGTCCAGCGCTTTCGCTATATCGCTTAAAGAAGTTTTTTTCTTCATCTCCAAAAATATTTGGCCCAGGCCCGACATTACCCAAAGCCGTCATTCAAACTTATCGTCCTGCTTTTATGCAAATGGATTAGCCAAGGACTGATCAACGAAACACCGCACATTAGAAACCTTTGACGAGAAGCCCGGAAATACGCCCAGACATGGTTTCAAGACTTACGGCCTTAACTGAGCCGAGAAAACATGCGATTATCCATTCGCTAGTACAAAGCTAAAATAATTAAACAAAAAGCCCCCGAAAATATTCGGGGGCTTTTCTCTTTATGGTATCAGTAAATCAATCAAAGTCCTGCCTAGACCCAAACTGATCATTTTTCGCAACAAAATTAACGCTTGAGGAAGACATTACTCCTTACAGGCTCGCTTCCGTCACCTTTGTCAAAGATAAAGAAGTAAGTTCCCTGCGGAAGAATACCGCTTCCGATCACGGCGCCTCTGGAAGCCGTTCCGTCCCAATGGTCAATGTATCCGCCACGTTCGAAAAGTTTCACTCCCCAGCGGTTATAAATCTTGATCCTGTTGTTCGGGTATTGCTCAGAACCTTCGATATAGAAATTATCGTTGATGCCGTCACCGTTCGGAGTAAAGACTCTCGGAATCCTCACGTCGCCCGGCTCAAGAACCCTGATAACAATCTCGGTGGTCGCCTTGTGGCCTTCGGTATCATAAACTTCATAAGTGTAAGACACCTGCCCCACAAAGTCAGCCGGAGCCGTATACTTGAATTCTTTGGTATGGAAATTCCACTTCGCTTCTCCATGTCCGGCTAGCTCTTTCAACCTGAACGAATTCAAGTCCAAATTACCGTCGGGGTCAATATCGTTATCCATTGGACGGATAACCGCAGACTCGCCTGGCAAGAGCGAAATGAAATCCGGATTCGCCGTCGGCGGGTTACCAGCCATGCCTCCAGGGTTGAACACCACAACGGTGAGAACCTGCGAAGTCTTGTTGCCCGAAACGTCAGTGGCGACATAAGTCACTTCGGATTTACCTATCGTAAAGCTCGATCCCGATTTCCTGTCTCCGACTACCGACTCCAACGCACAATTATCTGTGGCGTTAGGCTCGTCCCAAGTTACCGTAGTGCTCGCCCCTTGGGCTTCCACGTAAATATTGGCCGGGAATGAGATAAATTCCGGAGCTTCCTCATCAAGCTCTTTAGATACCAAGGCAGAACTATTGAGGTAATCGGCGCACATAAAGCCTCCTTTTCCGTCAGGCCTTTCGGCTTTAACCTTAAATAAGCTATGCGGAACATCGATCCATTCGCTTGGGATTGTCAGGACGAGATCCTCTCCCGCCACGCCCAATCCGGAAACTCCCGTATCGGCGCCAGAATTAGTCTCGACTGTATAACGTACCCCTTCTTCCGGAGCGGAGATGCGCAGTTCGGCGGGTTGGTCACCGCACAGTGCCTTACCTACTTCCAAGGTCAGCCCCTTATTCACTGGGGCCAGCACCGTTAGTTTGCCTTCATTAATAAACACATCTTCACAAGCTTCGCTATCTAGCCTTCTAGCCTCAATTTTAATCGCAAATTCTCCAGAAGACAAAGCGCTTGGGTTCACTGTAAGCGTCATCTCGCCACCAAGACCGGTAGTCCAGTCTTTGATTATGCCTACTCCTTCCGCAATCACTCTGTATTGAGAATCGGCGGCGGAGTTGGAAAGCGTAACAGTTCCTTCGGTCGCTCCTTGGCAAACGACATCGCCACTCACGCCATATGTCAGATCCGGTTTCGCAACGGATTTGATCGTCACCGTTGTCTCGATGGTCGCTTCACCACAAAGCTTGGAAGCTGTTCCTCTAACAACAAAGTCACGAGGCATTGCGGAAATATGCATCGGCAGAATCACCAATCTGATCTTTTCCTCGTCCTTGGCTTTTACCGCCGTGCTTACGGCCGTACTTCCGTCTGCCGAGAACACTTGGTATTTTACCCCGCCAAATGGATTGGTAACGTCTACATAAGTCACGGTACCTTCACATCCAGCGTGAATTCCGGTTTCGATTTCTCCGTCCGGAAGCTCGCTGATAAGAATACGTTGACTGTCGAAAATCATACTTGAACAACCGTCTACCGGCACCCAAACTCCACCTTCTTCCATAACCCTTTGAGCGCTTACCCTGATATCGGTGTATGGAGCCACAAGTATACTTGCGGGAACGGTAATCTGTAGAGGGTCGGCATCCAAACCTAATCCCCTGACAGGCGTATTCACCACTTTCTCTGTTCCGTCTGGCGCTATAGCCGTTGCGGTGTAGAGCACATCCGCTTCAGAGGCCCGAATTTCGATAGCTGCGTCATTATCTTCACAAACCTCATCAGGGACGCCAACCACCGTCCTGTCAGAGAATGGCTTAGCCAAAATCTCAAGCTGAATCTTTTCGTCAAACGAATAGCTACAGTTTTTGCCTACGCTGGCTTTTATCACAAAGTCATATTCGTTTGGCAAGAACTTATCAGGATCGCTTGTGTCGAATCGTAGTATCAATGCGTCGCCTGATGTCTCGTTGATGGTTTCCACTTCTTGGTTGTCCATTAAGGAAACCAAATGGTAGTTTACGTTTTTCTCCGGCTTAAGAATCGTGATTTCCGCCATGCCGTCTTCGCAAAGCCTGTCCGATATCACATCGAGGCTTCTGTTTGGCTCGGCAACTACCTCTACGGCAAATTTCTGCGTATTCGGGCAGAAATTTCCGGAAGGATCAATCGCGTCAAGCGTCAGGTTCACTTTTCCGGCAGTAGCCAACGAAGCAGGAATCTCAAAAATGATTTCGTCGCCTTTTCCGGATCTCTTTTCCACATCTCCGTTTGGCAAAGTCAATTCGTATTCGTGACCAGTAAGGGTTGGGATCACCAAAATAACTCCATCGAAGTTCTCACACATTTCCTCGGCTGAGATCTTGATCGGCGCCAACTCTTTGGCCTTGAGACTAACTTTGTCCAGTTTCTCCTTGCCACAACCGGCCGTTTCGTTAGCTCCGTACAATTCGAGTTCCACGGTCTGCCCCAGTTCAAGGTCAGCGTTCGGGATTCTGAACGTCAAAATATCACCGAGAGGAACAGAGCGATATACTTTGCCTGAAACACCACGCGCTTCCAGTGTATAAGTTATTCCCGCCTCTGGGTTTGTCAAATTAAAAACAGCGTCCTCACCCGGGCAAACGCCGTCAGGACCATCCAGCGTTCTCATCTCCGGCTTCCCTATCACGGCGTATCGCAAAGTAACCTGCAACGGGCGACCACAAGAAGCTCCCGCAGTAGCGTGAACATACAGGTCATATACCCCAGGTTCGAAGGCCTCCGTAATTGGCAATTCCAGAGACTCGCCCGCACTTGACACCCCTATATCAGAAACACTAGCATTTGAAGACTTGCGGAAAACCTGATACTTGATTCCCGGCTGTGGGTCTTCAATTATAACACTAGAAGTCGTCTGGCCAAAGCAAGAGCTTTCGATACTGGCCCGAACCATATCGTCCGGCTGATCGATAACATTGACTGTCACGGACCCGACGATGATTCCATCGCAAGTGCCTCGTTTATAACGGGCGTAAAGGTCATACTGCGTCGTAACCGTTGGCGAAACTTTAAGCTCGCTGTCTTCGTCAATGCTTTCTACCCACGCTTCTTCGGCCGTAATCAATCCGCCTTTCTTCACCAACCAATACCGGACTGGCACTTCGGAAGTGAAACTAACGGTCGCTTCGCTTCCTTCGCAGATTGTCTGATCTTCCATAATCACCGCAACAGGCTTTCCGTAAGCGTTTAGCCCGATGGCGTCTTCGAAAGTTTTCTCGCAACCCAAGCCGTTTTTCCATCTCACGATCAAGTCATAAGAGTTGCTTCCAACCTGAGGCAAATCGGCTCCAAGGACAAACTCTACACGGCCCTCGGCGTTCAACGTTCCGTTGGTCACTTTTCCGTTGGCGTCTTTTACCGAGTAAACGACTCCGCTTCTTGGATTTCTTAACGTTATTCTGAAATCCCCTCCACCTTGACAATACCCGTCATCTGTAATAATCTCCAGGTTCCTCAAATCGTCTTCTTGAGGTGTAGCCAAAACGGTAACATCAAACGTGCTTTCACTCTTCAAATCGCAAGAACCACCTTGAGCCCGCAACATAAATGTATGGTCACCGACAGGAAGGTCAGACGTTTCGATATCGTAAAGCAAATCACCACCATTACCCTCTTTCACTAAACCGATTCTACGGTCATCTTCGAAGATTTGATAGTAATAACCTTTTTTAGTGTTCCTAATGGTCAGTGTCA
It encodes the following:
- a CDS encoding LacI family DNA-binding transcriptional regulator, whose translation is MKKKTSLSDIAKALDVSTTLVSLVLNGKAKEHRISQRMCEKVKAKAKELNYVPNHLARGLRTGKTNTLGLIVADIANPFFAKLSRAVEDEADKHGLKVIFGSSDENAEKSAELIRIFQDRQMDGIIVAAAEKTEDQIEELLETKTPVVLVDRYFPDLNVDLVAVDNYQASFNAVEHLVSQGHKRIGMIGIRGDIYHLQKREEGFRDGLKAHGLEENDDWIRFTSSWKEFSEISEQLEHILSSPERPTALFLAKNHLGVGALEYFQNKGIRVPEDMAIVSFDDSETFRLASTPVTAVEQPIEQLGREAVKLVVEKVKGKVENKEYREVFLQTQMLVRESSGPHED